The Calditrichota bacterium genome has a window encoding:
- a CDS encoding MotA/TolQ/ExbB proton channel family protein — MKTLQRMNKSAFGYVTLAALGMTLLYTVIAAAQPQAAREVTMSEKIGSQIVLYGAFDSLIYFFQGLLLFIGLGITIFYYIRYKRPGFQTELRKKVSHLADEVTLQSAINFEIESLQNKYIFLDLVIAAAPMSGLLGTVVGLVQVFSEQTFVEQVSMQSIAGGMYVAMVTTVCGLIVALFGVIGRHMLNSLLANVREDLAGGK, encoded by the coding sequence ATGAAAACTTTGCAACGCATGAATAAATCCGCTTTTGGCTATGTGACTTTGGCAGCCCTCGGCATGACCCTGCTCTATACGGTCATCGCCGCCGCCCAGCCGCAAGCCGCGCGGGAAGTGACGATGAGTGAAAAGATCGGTTCGCAGATTGTTTTGTACGGCGCCTTCGACAGTTTGATCTACTTCTTTCAGGGTCTGCTGCTCTTTATCGGCCTTGGAATCACGATCTTCTATTATATCCGTTACAAACGGCCCGGGTTCCAGACCGAATTGCGCAAGAAAGTCAGCCATTTGGCGGACGAAGTGACCCTGCAATCCGCGATTAACTTCGAAATCGAGAGTTTGCAGAATAAGTACATCTTCTTGGATCTGGTGATTGCCGCGGCGCCGATGTCCGGATTGTTGGGAACGGTCGTTGGTCTGGTGCAGGTCTTCAGCGAACAAACTTTCGTCGAACAGGTTTCGATGCAATCCATCGCCGGGGGTATGTACGTCGCGATGGTGACCACCGTGTGCGGTCTGATCGTCGCGCTGTTCGGCGTGATTGGACGCCACATGCTGAATAGCTTGTTGGCGAACGTGCGTGAAGACTTGGCCGGGGGAAAATAG
- a CDS encoding biopolymer transporter ExbD, translated as MRKSEPFAEATTSLIDIAFIIILFLIVTTVIAPEEIVPLKLPNNYDQGEPYLEVEKELIIHVKRSGMVEISGELLADSLEADSVLFKLTDAFVERYKQMQPDGKVILRADSGAVWDRPVQILQACGKHNIPVSIALEPAQLAEDVIP; from the coding sequence GTGCGAAAATCAGAACCGTTTGCAGAAGCGACGACGTCGCTCATTGATATTGCCTTCATCATCATTCTCTTCTTGATTGTGACGACCGTAATCGCTCCGGAAGAGATAGTTCCGCTGAAATTGCCGAACAACTATGATCAAGGCGAACCGTATCTTGAAGTGGAGAAAGAGCTCATCATCCACGTCAAGCGCTCGGGGATGGTGGAAATTTCCGGAGAGCTCTTGGCCGACTCGCTGGAAGCGGACTCCGTGCTCTTCAAGCTGACGGACGCATTTGTCGAACGTTACAAGCAAATGCAGCCGGACGGCAAAGTAATTTTACGCGCGGACAGCGGCGCGGTGTGGGATCGTCCCGTTCAAATTTTGCAGGCGTGCGGCAAGCACAACATTCCAGTTTCCATCGCGCTTGAGCCTGCGCAGCTTGCGGAGGACGTCATACCGTGA
- a CDS encoding DUF559 domain-containing protein: MRRKWADIQKVTWDRASVLRHSLTPFEKILWKRLRGGQLGFKVRRQHPIGPYVVVFFVQDAQLVIEVDGDTHADEKQIEHDQRRTEYLRQKGIRVIRFGNRHIANDINSVIDNILMETGVALPEAPLSPPKTATQILGGDQKDDYE, from the coding sequence ATGCGCCGCAAATGGGCTGACATACAAAAGGTCACTTGGGACCGCGCAAGCGTTTTACGGCACAGTCTTACGCCGTTTGAAAAAATTCTCTGGAAGAGACTGCGCGGAGGGCAACTTGGTTTCAAGGTGCGACGTCAACATCCAATTGGTCCATATGTCGTAGTCTTCTTTGTACAAGACGCTCAACTTGTAATCGAAGTGGACGGCGACACGCATGCTGACGAAAAACAAATCGAGCATGACCAACGAAGAACAGAATATCTTAGGCAAAAAGGAATTCGCGTGATTCGATTTGGGAACAGACATATTGCAAACGACATAAACTCTGTGATTGACAACATTTTGATGGAAACAGGAGTGGCTTTGCCGGAAGCCCCCCTTAGTCCCCCCAAAACTGCTACGCAGATTTTGGGGGGAGATCAGAAGGATGACTATGAATAG